The following coding sequences are from one Gossypium raimondii isolate GPD5lz chromosome 4, ASM2569854v1, whole genome shotgun sequence window:
- the LOC105766607 gene encoding NDR1/HIN1-like protein 1, producing MTAKDCGNHGKGRRQRIRRLFGCLLVFLLIVLITILIIWAILRPAKPRFILQDTTVYAFNASTPNFLTSNFQVTVSTRNPNDRIGIYYDRLVIYATYRNQQTTLRTALPPTYQGHNEINVWSPFIYGNMVPIAPDFSVALKSEQAAGTIFMVIKIDGRVRWKVGTFVSGRYHLNVRCPAYITFGSKNNGFSVGENAVKYQLVTRCSVSV from the coding sequence ATGACGGCCAAGGATTGCGGCAACCATGGCAAAGGCCGGCGGCAGCGCATCCGAAGGCTCTTCGGTTGCCTTCTAGTCTTCCTCCTTATCGTTCTCATCACAATCCTTATCATTTGGGCAATCCTCCGCCCCGCAAAACCCCGCTTCATCCTCCAAGACACCACCGTCTATGCTTTCAACGCCTCCACTCCCAATTTCCTCACTTCTAATTTCCAAGTCACCGTATCCACCCGAAACCCCAATGACAGAATCGGGATTTACTACGACAGGCTCGTCATCTACGCCACCTACAGGAACCAACAAACCACCCTTAGGACAGCTCTCCCTCCAACATACCAGGGTCATAATGAGATCAATGTTTGGTCCCCTTTCATCTACGGGAACATGGTCCCTATAGCTCCCGATTTCTCCGTCGCTTTGAAGTCCGAACAAGCTGCCGGAACGATCTTCATGGTGATCAAGATTGATGGACGGGTGAGATGGAAAGTTGGGACTTTCGTTTCAGGCAGGTATCATCTCAACGTTAGGTGTCCGGCTTATATCACTTTCGGGAGCAAAAACAACGGCTTTTCTGTCGGAGAAAACGCTGTTAAGTACCAGCTCGTCACCAGATGCAGCGTCAGTGTGTGA